A window of Phycisphaerales bacterium contains these coding sequences:
- a CDS encoding glutaredoxin family protein — MADLVFYTRSNCGLCDRLKAMVEAIIDGDGRDDLRLVEQDIDGDPGLIEQFRFRVPVVMHGDAVILEGKPDEQEVRQALDAID; from the coding sequence ATGGCCGATCTTGTTTTCTACACGCGGAGCAACTGCGGACTGTGCGACCGGCTCAAGGCGATGGTCGAGGCGATCATCGACGGCGACGGCCGGGATGATCTTCGGCTCGTCGAACAGGACATCGACGGCGATCCGGGGCTGATCGAGCAGTTCCGCTTTCGCGTGCCGGTGGTCATGCATGGAGACGCCGTCATCCTCGAAGGCAAGCCCGACGAGCAGGAAGTGCGGCAGGCGCTGGACGCGATAGATTGA
- a CDS encoding rod shape-determining protein RodA, with protein sequence MSSHPSTRTMPGGSTWAQQHRLTPNTLNQAAPSSAIPGVLWWNPAWFSIAAALALSAIGIAAINLTEPLGAGTIWVKQFVFVGVGLVACAACAAISPRSWRYIAYPSMVVAILLLVFVLVPFVPHEIVRPRNGARRWINLVITDFQPSEAAKIVLVLALAHYLRYRKNYRTLTGLLVPFLIMLMPMGLILVEPDLGTALLFGPVLFAMLLAAGAKLKHLFTIAGLGVATIGLIAVISLMAAQRQPPAYPLLEKHQVERIQGLINQIKGDRRFADSITYQADKAMTVIGSGGFFGLGPERSRLIIRTQRLPEDHNDMVFAVVVNRWGFVGAASMIGIYLVYLAGLTMTAATTMNPFGRLVCVGFAAIIASQMVVNIGMNIGLLPITGMTLPFVSYGGSSLVANFAMTGIALSIALRPATYFARPSFEFDEQAESLERVEYIR encoded by the coding sequence ATGAGCAGCCATCCTTCGACGCGAACAATGCCCGGCGGCTCGACGTGGGCCCAGCAGCACCGCCTCACGCCCAACACGCTCAACCAGGCCGCGCCGTCGTCGGCGATCCCGGGCGTGCTGTGGTGGAATCCGGCGTGGTTTTCCATCGCCGCGGCGCTGGCGCTCAGCGCCATCGGCATCGCCGCCATTAATCTGACCGAGCCTCTCGGCGCCGGCACGATCTGGGTGAAGCAGTTCGTCTTCGTGGGCGTTGGGCTCGTCGCGTGCGCTGCGTGCGCCGCCATTTCGCCGCGCAGCTGGCGCTACATCGCCTATCCGTCGATGGTCGTGGCGATCCTGCTGCTGGTCTTCGTGCTCGTACCCTTCGTGCCGCACGAGATCGTCCGGCCGCGCAACGGCGCCCGCCGGTGGATCAACCTGGTCATCACCGATTTTCAGCCCAGCGAGGCGGCCAAGATCGTGCTCGTGCTGGCGCTGGCTCACTACCTGCGCTATCGCAAGAACTACCGCACGCTCACGGGCCTTCTCGTGCCGTTTCTGATCATGCTCATGCCGATGGGTTTGATCCTCGTCGAGCCGGACCTCGGCACGGCGCTGCTTTTTGGTCCAGTGCTTTTCGCGATGCTGCTCGCCGCCGGTGCGAAGTTGAAGCATCTGTTCACCATTGCCGGCCTGGGCGTGGCCACCATCGGCCTCATCGCGGTCATCTCGCTCATGGCGGCGCAGCGCCAGCCGCCCGCTTACCCGCTGCTCGAAAAGCACCAGGTGGAACGCATTCAGGGGCTTATCAACCAGATCAAGGGCGACCGGCGCTTCGCCGACTCGATTACGTACCAGGCGGACAAGGCGATGACCGTCATCGGCTCGGGCGGGTTCTTCGGCCTCGGGCCCGAGCGCAGCCGGCTCATCATCCGCACGCAGCGGCTGCCGGAAGACCACAACGACATGGTCTTCGCCGTGGTTGTCAATCGCTGGGGCTTCGTCGGCGCCGCGTCGATGATCGGCATCTATCTCGTCTATCTCGCCGGGCTCACGATGACCGCGGCGACGACGATGAACCCGTTCGGCCGGCTCGTGTGCGTCGGGTTCGCCGCGATCATTGCGTCGCAGATGGTCGTGAACATCGGCATGAACATCGGCCTGCTGCCCATCACGGGCATGACTCTGCCGTTCGTGAGTTACGGCGGCTCGAGCCTCGTGGCCAACTTCGCCATGACCGGCATTGCGCTGAGCATCGCGCTGCGCCCCGCGACCTACTTCGCCCGCCCGTCGTTCGAGTTCGACGAGCAGGCCGAGTCGCTCGAACGCGTCGAGTACATCCGCTGA
- a CDS encoding superoxide dismutase, whose amino-acid sequence MAFTLPPLPYAANALEPHIDARTMEIHHDKHHAAYVNNANAALEGTEWANKTVEEVITHLDAIPDAKRTAVRNNAGGHANHSLFWTILTAKGGGKPSGALADAINKDLGSFDAFKEQFTKAAATRFGSGWAWLGVKSDGKLCVCSTPNQDNPQMKGLVECPCKPILGLDVWEHAYYLNYQNRRPDYINAFWNIINWDQVGKYYSAAKGG is encoded by the coding sequence ATGGCTTTCACGCTTCCTCCGCTGCCCTACGCCGCCAACGCCCTCGAGCCGCACATCGATGCCCGGACCATGGAGATCCACCACGACAAGCATCACGCGGCCTACGTGAACAACGCCAATGCCGCGCTCGAAGGCACGGAATGGGCCAACAAGACCGTCGAGGAGGTCATCACCCATCTCGACGCGATCCCCGACGCCAAGCGGACAGCGGTCCGCAACAACGCCGGCGGGCACGCCAACCACTCCCTGTTCTGGACTATCCTCACCGCCAAGGGCGGCGGAAAACCCTCGGGAGCGCTGGCTGATGCAATCAACAAAGACCTCGGTTCGTTTGACGCGTTCAAGGAACAGTTCACCAAGGCCGCTGCGACGCGCTTCGGCTCGGGCTGGGCGTGGCTCGGCGTCAAGAGCGACGGCAAACTCTGCGTGTGCTCCACGCCCAACCAGGACAACCCGCAGATGAAGGGACTGGTCGAGTGCCCCTGCAAGCCCATCCTCGGCTTGGATGTGTGGGAACACGCGTACTACCTGAACTACCAGAATCGCCGGCCGGATTACATCAACGCGTTCTGGAACATCATCAACTGGGACCAGGTCGGCAAGTACTACTCCGCCGCCAAGGGTGGATGA
- a CDS encoding sigma-70 family RNA polymerase sigma factor — MSRMMSAASPLEQIQRRTGVSVTSRSKASGKDAKTHARARRSLSAKDRQELKRILREPMDFIDNAAFYEPDAEEKIYREAPDIQKPDTSWYHPVMDSLTATSKTPKQSTQVLLSAAEERVLFLQFNYARHRVRKVQIELNGHDPAPEQAEDILRWNRKAEQMREQIANTNLALVLAMAKRTRMSEVDFADLVSEGNMALLRAVDKFDCGRGFKFSTYACRAILKAFSRQGMKLSKYRQRFPADFDPKLERSDYHEKRRASHEEDCAEEVKSIVVANRANLSSIERTVIHHRFGIDVDNHTPLTLEQVGQIIGVTKERVRQIQNKALEKIRIELEEKFLTRKIEEEGEGEGGIEDLIVADAAAEARA, encoded by the coding sequence ATGAGCCGGATGATGTCGGCCGCCTCGCCTCTTGAACAGATTCAGAGGCGGACAGGTGTCAGTGTTACCAGCCGTTCCAAGGCGTCCGGTAAGGACGCCAAGACCCATGCGCGCGCCCGCCGCAGCCTCAGCGCCAAGGACCGGCAGGAACTCAAGCGCATCCTGCGTGAGCCGATGGACTTCATCGACAACGCGGCTTTCTACGAGCCCGACGCCGAGGAGAAGATCTATCGCGAAGCGCCGGATATCCAGAAGCCGGATACCTCCTGGTACCACCCGGTGATGGACTCGCTCACGGCCACGTCCAAGACGCCCAAGCAGTCCACGCAGGTGCTGCTCAGCGCTGCCGAGGAGCGCGTGCTGTTCCTCCAGTTCAACTACGCCCGGCACCGCGTGCGCAAAGTGCAGATCGAACTCAACGGCCACGACCCGGCGCCCGAGCAGGCCGAGGACATCCTCCGCTGGAATCGGAAGGCCGAGCAGATGCGCGAGCAGATCGCCAATACGAACCTCGCGCTCGTTCTGGCCATGGCCAAGCGGACGCGCATGAGCGAGGTGGACTTTGCCGATCTCGTTTCCGAAGGCAACATGGCGCTGCTGCGAGCCGTGGACAAGTTTGACTGCGGCCGCGGGTTCAAGTTCTCGACCTACGCCTGCCGCGCCATCCTCAAGGCGTTCAGCCGCCAGGGCATGAAGCTGAGCAAGTACCGCCAGCGCTTCCCGGCGGACTTCGATCCCAAGCTCGAGCGGAGCGATTACCACGAGAAGCGCCGCGCGTCCCACGAGGAAGACTGCGCTGAAGAGGTCAAGAGCATCGTCGTGGCCAACCGCGCCAACCTCTCCAGCATCGAGCGCACCGTGATCCATCATCGCTTCGGCATCGACGTGGACAACCACACGCCGCTTACGCTCGAGCAGGTCGGCCAGATCATCGGCGTCACCAAGGAGCGCGTGCGGCAGATTCAGAACAAGGCTCTCGAGAAAATCCGCATCGAACTCGAAGAGAAGTTCCTCACCCGCAAGATTGAAGAGGAAGGCGAAGGCGAAGGGGGCATCGAAGACCTGATCGTCGCCGACGCCGCCGCAGAAGCCCGCGCCTGA
- a CDS encoding PPC domain-containing protein, producing MNKFNAKVGIFAGIAVAALAGGIANGQTWAEQGDAPNLLPGQETQGAGALTQITGTHDSNDVDLYKITVTDTANFSASTVGVTNFDTQLFLFDSNGNGVTHNDDDPAGSGLQSIITGVFINSPGVYYLAVSQYNADPNSAGGLIWANSPFNVERAPDGPGAGSPLISWTTSGTTSDVYTINLTGAGFGNAGGYFLSIAGQCPGTLTVSWSGATPSVTQGIVFALNTGAFVIPTGPCQGTALGLGTQGLRLVNTISTGSGSGSVNGAAGTGACGGYLQLVEVPSCDTSNVAQIP from the coding sequence ATGAACAAGTTCAATGCAAAGGTGGGTATTTTTGCGGGGATTGCCGTCGCGGCTCTCGCGGGCGGCATCGCCAACGGCCAGACGTGGGCTGAGCAGGGCGACGCTCCCAATCTGCTTCCCGGCCAGGAAACGCAGGGCGCCGGCGCGCTGACCCAGATCACCGGCACGCACGACTCCAACGACGTCGATCTCTACAAGATCACCGTCACCGATACCGCCAACTTCAGCGCTTCGACCGTCGGCGTGACCAACTTCGACACCCAGCTGTTCCTGTTCGACAGCAACGGCAACGGCGTCACCCACAACGACGACGATCCGGCGGGCAGCGGCCTGCAGTCCATCATCACCGGCGTGTTCATCAACAGCCCCGGCGTGTACTACCTCGCTGTCAGCCAGTACAACGCGGACCCGAACTCCGCCGGCGGTCTCATCTGGGCCAACAGCCCCTTCAACGTCGAGCGCGCTCCCGATGGCCCCGGCGCCGGCAGCCCGCTGATCAGCTGGACGACCTCCGGCACCACCTCTGATGTCTACACGATCAACCTCACCGGCGCCGGCTTCGGCAACGCCGGCGGCTACTTCCTCAGCATCGCCGGCCAGTGCCCCGGCACGCTGACCGTCTCCTGGAGCGGCGCGACTCCCAGCGTCACGCAGGGCATCGTCTTCGCCCTCAACACCGGCGCGTTCGTCATTCCCACCGGCCCCTGCCAGGGCACCGCTCTCGGCCTGGGCACCCAGGGCCTGCGCCTCGTCAACACCATCAGCACCGGCAGCGGCAGCGGCAGCGTGAACGGCGCGGCCGGCACCGGCGCGTGCGGCGGATACCTCCAGCTCGTCGAAGTGCCTTCGTGCGACACGAGCAACGTCGCGCAGATTCCGTAA
- a CDS encoding DUF3891 family protein codes for MLHRPTAQGIVLLTQPAHAWVSGQMARAWADGFEPREDVLLAAEQHDVGWTDWERQPTFNPKTGLPRTFLELETAEHLAIWSNAGRRVESMSTLAALLVSRHGTGLYERFHTLAQVQSEPEVLAHLESEKRAQSRWLELLRAGRGWSAEVSDEAIERASRLIAAWDWLSLIVCMNESERGEVKSAPLAGGSVDLEVTRQDETAWCVEPWPFVGDALQVAAEGRLVEGRAADARQMQNMLESARLVRVEMTLMRA; via the coding sequence ATGCTGCACAGGCCAACGGCGCAAGGCATCGTACTGTTGACGCAACCGGCGCATGCGTGGGTGAGCGGGCAGATGGCCCGCGCTTGGGCGGATGGGTTTGAGCCGCGCGAAGACGTCCTGCTGGCGGCCGAGCAGCACGACGTCGGGTGGACGGACTGGGAGCGGCAGCCGACCTTCAACCCGAAGACCGGCCTGCCGCGCACGTTTCTCGAACTGGAAACTGCGGAGCATCTTGCGATCTGGTCGAACGCCGGCCGGCGCGTTGAGAGTATGAGCACGCTGGCGGCGCTGCTCGTGTCGCGCCACGGCACCGGGCTCTACGAGCGCTTTCACACACTGGCGCAGGTGCAGAGCGAGCCGGAGGTGCTGGCGCACCTGGAGAGCGAGAAGCGGGCCCAATCGCGGTGGCTCGAACTGCTCCGCGCAGGGCGCGGCTGGAGCGCGGAGGTGAGCGACGAGGCGATCGAGCGGGCGAGCCGGCTCATCGCCGCGTGGGACTGGCTATCGCTGATTGTGTGCATGAATGAGTCGGAGCGAGGCGAGGTGAAGTCGGCGCCATTGGCCGGGGGGTCGGTCGATCTCGAGGTCACGCGCCAGGACGAAACGGCGTGGTGCGTTGAGCCGTGGCCGTTTGTCGGCGATGCGCTGCAGGTCGCCGCCGAGGGACGGTTGGTTGAGGGGCGGGCTGCGGATGCGCGGCAGATGCAGAACATGCTGGAGTCGGCGCGGCTGGTGCGCGTCGAGATGACGCTGATGCGCGCGTGA